One genomic segment of Hordeum vulgare subsp. vulgare chromosome 2H, MorexV3_pseudomolecules_assembly, whole genome shotgun sequence includes these proteins:
- the LOC123429293 gene encoding obtusifoliol 14-alpha demethylase-like, which yields MDETVPTAVCSTVAVMFLILIVIRFIVRRIFGPVLEEGTPNPPVASGSSLLAALPTLPTKGLQPVLHDLHEKLGSVFTIDLFGLKKVTLLVGPEVTFHFFQGTYSEICQPDMYKVTVPIFGPGVLFDADFATRNKQIHFCNEAIKTTKLRSNVDSMVREVQDYFAKWGQDGIVDLKHELGQVLLLIASRCLLGKEVREKMFQEVSVLLQDLFENGLLLITLLCPHLPILAHRRRDKARAKLGEIFYEIVRSRKISGRFEDDVLQKFIDSKCMENGRSMTESEITGLLIGMLFAGQHTSSSASTWTAACLLSHEKFLAAAIEEQKKIIAQHGDHIDYNILLEMDTLQCCIKEALRMHSPATMVIRHAKKSFTVQTREGYTYEIPEGHTLASSTVVGNKLPHIYKDPHIYDPYRFAPGREEDKVGGKFAYTSFGGGRHACLGEEYAYMQMKVIWSCLLRNFEFKMVSPFPEEEVDKFIPGPKGKVMVSYRRRLLTG from the exons ATGGATGAAACAGTTCCTACTGCCGTGTGTTCCACTGTAGCAGTCATGTTTCTTATCCTGATCGTCATCAGATTTATTGTAAGAAGGATTTTCGGTCCTGTGCTGGAAGAAGGAACACCTAATCCACCTGTGGCGAGTGGATCTTCTCTGCTAGCTGCCTTGCCGACACTCCCGACCAAAGGTCTCCAACCGGTACTCCATGACCTGCATGAAAAGCTAGGTAGCGTCTTCACAATAGACCTATTTGGCCTTAAGAAGGTTACTCTATTGGTTGGACCAGAGGTCACCTTCCATTTCTTCCAAGGCACATACTCCGAGATCTGCCAACCAGATATGTATAAGGTCACTGTCCCCATTTTTGGCCCAGGTGTTTTGTTCGATGCAGATTTTGCAACCAGAAACAAGCAGATCCACTTCTGCAATGAAGCAATAAAGACAACCAAATTGAGGAGCAACGTTGACTCTATGGTTCGTGAAGTGCAG GACTACTTTGCAAAATGGGGACAAGATGGCATCGTTGATCTAAAACATGAGCTCGGGCAGGTACTTCTGTTGATCGCAAGCCGATGCTTGCTTGGAAAAGAAGTCCGTGAGAAGATGTTCCAAGAAGTCTCAGTGCTCCTTCAAGATCTCTTTGAGAATGGCTTGCTCTTAATCACCCTTTTGTGTCCACATCTCCCAATTCTAGCTCACCGGCGACGCGACAAAGCACGTGCTAAGCTGGGTGAAATATTTTATGAGATAGTGAGGTCACGAAAAATCTCCGGCCGGTTTGAAGATGACGTGCTACAAAAATTTATAGACTCCAAATGCATGGAGAATGGTCGCTCCATGACTGAGAGTGAGATCACTGGGCTACTCATTGGCATGTTGTTTGCAGGGCAACATACGAGCTCAAGTGCCAGCACCTGGACGGCAGCTTGTTTGCTCAGCCATGAAAAGTTTTTAGCAGCTGCTATCGAAGAGCAAAAGAAAATTATTGCGCAACACGGAGACCACATAGATTACAACATCTTGTTGGAGATGGACACCTTACAGTGTTGCATCAAAGAGGCTCTAAGGATGCACTCTCCAGCAACAATGGTAATACGCCATGCGAAGAAGAGCTTTACAGTACAAACTAGAGAAGGCTACACATATGAAATTCCAGAAGGTCACACCTTGGCAAGCTCTACGGTGGTTGGTAACAAGCTACCACACATTTATAAAGACCCTCATATATATGATCCATATCGGTTTGCTCCAGGGAGAGAGGAAGACAAAGTTGGTGGCAAGTTTGCGTACACGTCATTTGGTGGCGGGCGGCATGCTTGCTTGGGAGAGGAATATGCTTACATGCAGATGAAAGTGATATGGAGTTGTTTGCTGCGGAACTTTGAGTTTAAAATGGTCTCTCCTTTCCCTGAAGAAGAAGTTGACAAATTCATTCCAGGGCCTAAAGGGAAGGTCATGGTTAGCTATAGGAGACGACTGCTCACTGGTTAG
- the LOC123429295 gene encoding obtusifoliol 14-alpha demethylase-like: protein MDLTTCLTITMLLLAMIVMKAFGRRIVGPFQKERSLPPVVSGVSLMAALPRLVTHGLQAVVQDLHTKLGSVFTVDLFGVRKVTFLVGPEVTAHFFQASDSEINLGNLYEFTVPIFGQGVMYDVDLATRSKQIHFCTDAIQPMKLKNHVDSMVQEVQDYFAKWGQHGIVDLKHEVRDVLMLMACRCLLGEEIREKMLDEVCTLLHDLGEDGFHLISFFLPYLPTPSHKRRDRARAKLGEIFHGMVRSRKSSCRVGTDVLQNFIDAKYRDGRCMTEDEITGLLIALLFGGHHASSSTTTWTGACLLSHEKYLTAAIEEQKKLIGQHGDQVDYVTLSEMGTLHCCIKEALRMHSASPLLIRQVKKSFTVRTREGDKYEISEGHTLASSTVVGNNLSYIYRDPHVYDPYRFSPGREEDRVGGKFSYTSFSGGRHACLGEDFAYMQIKVIWSYLLRNFELTLVSPFPEDEWEKFVPGPRGKVMVRYQRRPLV from the exons ATGGATCTAACAACATGTTTAACCATAACAATGTTGTTACTCGCCATGATTGTCATGAAGGCATTTGGGAGAAGAATTGTTGGTCCATTTCAGAAGGAAAGATCACTTCCTCCTGTGGTGAGTGGGGTTTCTCTGATGGCAGCTTTGCCTAGACTTGTGACTCATGGTCTACAAGCTGTAGTGCAAGACCTGCATACAAAGTTGGGCAGCGTGTTCACAGTGGACCTTTTTGGGGTGAGGAAAGTTACATTTCTGGTAGGGCCGGAGGTCACAGCTCATTTCTTTCAAGCGTCAGACTCAGAGATCAACCTCGGGAATTTGTATGAGTTCACTGTGCCAATCTTCGGCCAAGGGGTCATGTATGATGTGGATTTGGCAACTAGAAGCAAGCAGATCCACTTTTGTACCGATGCTATACAGCCCATGAAGTTGAAAAACCACGTGGATTCTATGGTTCAAGAAGTGCAG GACTACTTTGCAAAATGGGGACAACATGGCATAGTTGATCTAAAGCACGAGGTGAGGGACGTGCTCATGCTGATGGCCTGTAGGTGCCTGCTAGGAGAGGAGATCCGCGAGAAGATGTTGGACGAAGTGTGCACGCTCCTCCATGATCTTGGTGAGGATGGCTTCCACCTAATCAGCTTCTTCCTCCCATATCTCCCGACCCCATCCCACAAGAGGCGCGACAGAGCGCGCGCTAAGCTAGGAGAAATATTCCATGGCATGGTGAGATCACGTAAGAGCTCATGCCGTGTCGGCACCGACGTGCTACAGAACTTCATAGACGCAAAGTATAGGGACGGACGCTGCATGACCGAGGACGAGATCACCGGGTTACTAATCGCCCTGTTGTTCGGTGGGCATCATGCCAGCTCAAGCACCACCACATGGACGGGAGCCTGCCTACTCAGCCATGAAAAATACTTGACAGCTGCAATCGAAGAGCAGAAGAAACTCATTGGGCAACACGGAGATCAAGTAGATTATGTCACCTTGTCGGAGATGGGCACCTTGCATTGCTGTATCAAGGAGGCACTAAGGATGCACTCTGCATCACCACTGCTAATCCGTCaggtgaagaagagcttcactgtgcGAACCAGAGAAGGCGACAAATATGAGATCTCTGAGGGGCATACCCTAGCAAGCTCCACGGTGGTTGGCAACAATCTGTCGTACATCTATAGAGATCCGCATGTGTATGATCCATATCGGTTTAGCCCCGGGAGAGAGGAGGACAGAGTTGGTGGCAAGTTCTCATACACATCGTTTAGTGGGGGGAGACATGCCTGCTTGGGAGAGGATTTTGCGTACATGCAAATCAAGGTGATATGGAGCTATTTGCTTAGGAACTTTGAGCTCACATTGGTTTCTCCGTTCCCAGAGGATGAATGGGAGAAATTCGTTCCTGGTCCTAGAGG